Part of the Candidatus Moraniibacteriota bacterium genome is shown below.
CGCCAGAGAGCTTGATTTTGAATTGCTCGCTCAGATATTCAGCAAGCGCGGTATGTGCTCTGTCGGGATTGTCGGATACGGACTTCGACTGCATGACGAGTGTCTCAATTCGATCGGAGAAGTTTCGTGCTTGTTTTTTGTTCCAGCCACCGCCACCCTTCTCTGGATCCAGGTCGAGCTTATTGGAAAATTGCTCCCGGTCGATATTGTTGAATAGGTATTCTTTGAGGAAGCTTTCTGCTGATGCAAGTTGTTCTTCGGTGAGGTTGGAGAGAACATGAGCGAGGAGTTGTTTTGCCTTGAAGGGGATGAGGAGCACGTTCATTTGCTGAGAAGAGAGGCTTCGGAATGATCCCATGAGCATCTTAAGTTCTGGTGGAAGATTATCCTCAACCACTTCTTGTTCGGGTTTTTTCACTTCGATTTTTCGTTTGTCTTTTTGTATGACTTCCTTTTCAATGCGTCCATCCTTCATGTAGATGACACGGTCGGCATAAGGGAGATGCTCGGCATTGTGCGTCACCATGATGATGGTTTTCTTGTCGATATCATTGAGTTCTTTGAGAATTTCGAGCACATTTTGTGCAGACTCGCTATCGAGGTTGCCGACAGGTTCGTCCGCGAGGATAATCTCTGGATTATTGACGAGAGATCTCGCAATGGCGACGCGTTGTTTTTGTCCACCAGAAAGTTGGCTTGGGAACTTGTCCATCTGTTCGGCGATGCCGAAACGCCGAAGAAGTTTGATGCCGTCTTTGCGACGACTTGCGACATTTTCGCCGCGAAATGTTTTTGGGAGACAGACATTTTCAACAATATTGAGCGAGGGGATGAGGTAGAATGCCTGAAAAACCATCCCAATCCACATTTGGTGGAATTCGAGTTCTTCGCGCACGGTCATTTTCGAAAGAGGTTTTTGCTTGACGATGACGTCGCCATACGTTGGCTTCTGCAGTCCAGATATGGAATACAAAAGCGTTGACTTTCCGCATCCGGAAGGTCCGTAGATAATGATGTATTCCTCTGGATAAATTTCCAGGTTGGTTTCTTCGAGTGCGCGGACTTCGTTTGATTTTCCCTGATTGTAAATCACGCGAAGGCGATTGATAGCAATGATTGGTTCCGACATAGAAAGGGCGCGAATTGCAAATACGGCATCTCTTTGTGTATTATACCATTCTTTGATTTTTCACACGCGTGGTATACTGAAAACAATATTTTTCAAAGAGGTGTGCAGAGTGTCGCTGGAGGGTTTTTGTTGCGTGCGCTCTTTGTGCAATGAGATGAGAGTATGAGAATAAAAAGAAAAGATGTCAGTGTCCTGATTGTTGATGATGATCAATCGACACGAGAAGTGTATCGCGACCTCTTGAAACTCGCAGGGTTTTCCATTATCGAATCTCCTAATGGGAAAGATGCGCTTGCGAAATTCAAGAAGCATCTTCCACAGGTAGTCTTTACTGGCATTGATCTTCCGGAATCGGATGGTTTTTCGCTTATCACAAATATTCGCGCGAGCGATCTCTCGCAGCCATTTTTCATCGTAAATAGTCACAATGATCGCCAGATTGATCGTGCCAAGGCGGTTGAATTTAATGTTGATGGATTTTTTGTGCGCGGTTTCTCGGCGCCGAAGAATGTGATTGATTTGATTATGGCACTTACAAAGAATCGAAGCGTGCATCATTCCTGGGGGGCTGACCCGATATTTTGGGATCGGTCTCGTTTCGAGGGTGTTACGGAGAAATATGGTATGAAATTGTTTCTCATTTCGGCTATTGCTATATTTTCAGCGCTTCTTATTGCGCTTTTTGTGCGCAGCAGGTAGATTTGGCGGGGTATTTTGCAAAGGGTGTATGCCCTTTTTCTTTTTTCAGGTATACTGATGAACTTGATGAGAGAGTTGTTCTGTTGAGCTGTATTTTTGAAATGTATGAGATGGAGAATAAAATTTCGGCACTTTGCTATCGCGGTTTCCCTTATTGCATGGCCTCTCGTTGGGATGTTTTCGGCGGTCAGTATCGCACATGCCGATGACCCCTTAGTTATCGAAGTCCTTGAGCGCTCTGATTGTGCGCATTGTCAAGAAGAAAAGAATTTTCTCTCCAATCTCGCTGCGCACCGAGATGATTTCTCGGTGAAACTCTTTGATATAGATGGCGAGGGGAAAGATCTCTTCAATCGAATTACCGCTCTAGAGAGACTTCCAAAGGCAACGCCAGTCACTATTGTCGGTGGGACAATCTTGCAGGGATTCGACACAGCTGAGACAACGGGGCGTCGTATCGAAGCGCTTCTTGATGCAAGTAAGGGGAAAGAGCAAATCACTTTTGAGCAATACCTCGTGGCAGACAGAGATCATCGCGCTTCGAAAGCGGAGCAGGTGGTGGGAGGTTCATGCGCGGATGGGACGACCTGCGCATTGCCCAATACTGAGTCGTATCTCGTTTCCATTCCATTTGTCGGAAAGACGGTGGATATTTCGCAATTTTCTCTCCCCACGCTCTCGGTGGTACTCGGATTCGTCGATGGATTCAACCCGTGCGCTATGTGGGTCCTTGTGACATTTCTCATCTTGCTTGCACAGACAGGATCGCGGAAGAAACTCTTGCAGGTTGCCGGACTCTTCATTGTGGCGGAGACGGTCATGTACTATCTCATTTTGAATGTGTGGTTTACGACGTGGAATTTCATCGGGCTCGATCGTATCGTGACGCCGATTGTGGGTATTGTCGCCACGGGTGGCGGCGTATTTTTTCTCTATGAATGGTACAAATCGCTTGGTACGAAGATGGCGTGTCAGATTGTTGATGCTGAGAATCGCTCAAAGATTGTTCAGAAAATCAAGGCATTTATTACGGGAGACTTTACCGTTCTTGCAGCACTTGGTATCATCGGACTTGCCTTCACAGTGAATATCATCGAATTCGCCTGCTCAATCGGTATTCCCCAGGCGTTTACCAAAATCATCGAGCTCAATCACTTGGGATTTTGGCAGACACAGTCGCTCATGGCGATATATATCTTCTTTTACATGATTGATGATTTGTTGGTGTTTGGACTGGCGATTTGGGGATTTGAGAAGATGCATCTGACAGAGAAATATTCACAGTGGTCGGCGTTCATTGGTGGTGTACTGATGCTTGTACTCGGGTATTTGCTTATGTTTCGTCCGGACATCATCAGTCGGCTTGGCTAAGGTTGGAAAGAAATCGCATATGTGAGATACTGCATGAATATCGTGATACTTTCTTGCACGGTGTGGATTTGAAAACGAAGCTCCCATTTTGGCAGGAAGAAAAGAAAATAATAAATACTTAAAATTTTTCTTATGGAAAAAGAACAGCAGGAAACGCCGATTCGGCGTCGACGGTCAGAGGGGTCACTCGTTGCCTCGAGTATGTGGGGCGCAGGGATACTGGTTTCGATTGCGATTGTTGCGGGTTCGACCGCGATAACATTTGCCATTCTCAAGTCGAGTCTTTTTACCTCGCTTGATGCGGCGCAGAGTGGTACGGTGACGGCGCCGACTGCGGGAAATCAAGGATCTCAACCGGCAGCAAATGCGCCAGCACCAGCGCCAACACCAGCTGCGAAGACGGTAGCAACTGCTTCAATGGGGACATCTCCAGTACTCGGGAATCCGAAAACGGCGAAAGTGGCAATCGTTGAATGGACTGACCTCGAATGCCCGTTTTGCAAGCAGTTCCATGAGCAAACATTTGATTCTATTGTGAAGGACTATGTGGATACGGGAAAAATACTTTTCGTTGTCCGGAATTATCCTTTGGATTTCCATGGCGATGCATCGATTAAAGAAGCGAATGCAGCACTCTGCGTACGCGAAGCTGCTGGAGACAAAGCATACTTTTCCTTTGTGAATGATGTCTATACGACGACAGGGACGAATGGCAAGGGTATGCCAGATGAAACATTGGCGAATCTTGCGACAAAAGCAGGTGGGAAGTCGCTTGCGTCGTGTATGGACAGCCGGAAATTTAAGAGCGTGATTGATGCTGATTTGCAAGAAGGGACAACTTCGGGTATATCTGGCACACCAGGCTTTGTTATAGGGAAAATTGGCAGTAATGGCTCGGTCGAAGGCGAGCTTATCTCCGGCGCGATGCCGTACGCAGAATTCAAAAAGGCAATTGATACCGCATTGGGTGCGTAGAGCCTGGTAAATCAATGTCTCTTGGCGTCTATTGAGAAAGGCTATTTTTCTGAAAAACAGTGCGGAGGTTTTCCTTGTCGACACTTCTTTAGCAGAGTCTTACTGTGTTTATGCTGCCGTTTGATGTGACTGATGAGGAAGGAAGAGATGAGCCACTCGCTGTCGGAGCTTTTCTCGATGTCTTGAACGAAAGTTTTGTCGGCATGCGCCTCTCTCTTCGAGGCGAGGTGTCTGGTGTTGAAGATCGACGGAATGTCATCTACTTTTCTCTCAAGGACGCTGATGGAGAAGCTATGTTGTCGTGCCTCATATTTCGAAATGATTTCTTGCTTCATGGCGTCACTCTCGAAGAAGGGCAGGAAATAATCGTTGAGGGCGTGCCAAATATTTGGAAGCCGAGAGGGCGACTGTCTTTTCGTGTGTCTGTGATGCGACTTGCCGGCATGGGCGCGCTCAAACGAGCGTATGACGAACTTCGGCTGAAACTTGAGCGTGAAGGCATATTTTTGCCCGAGAAGAAGCGTGCGATTCCGCCGTTCCCGCGAAGAGTGGCGCTCATCACTTCTCGTGAAGGGGCGGCTATTGGTGATTTCGCTGCCAATCTTGGGCGGTATGGGTTTTCGATTACCTTGTTTGATGCACATGTCGAGGGAAAGCGATCTGTTGGCGATATACTCGAAGGCATAGCTTTTTTCAATCAACATCCGGAAGACTGGGATGTGCTCGTTATTATTCGCGGCGGCGGGAGCCTCGAGAGCCTCGAGGCTTTCAATAGTGAACGTGTAGTTCGTGCTATTGCAGAGTCAGTTATTCCGACGCTTGCCGGTATCGGGCATGAAAAAGACGTATCGCTTGCAGCACTTGCGGCGGATGTCATGGTTTCGACGCCGACAGCAACTGCCAAAGCGCTGAGTGTGTCTGAGGAAGAAGCGAGGGAGAAACTTGCTCTCTTTGCGCGAAGTATACTTGAGAATTTTCAAGGTGGAATATTTGATGTTGCGGAGCGGATTCGAGAGTACTCGAATACTCTGCGTCGGGCGAGTGAACGCGTGGTGGCGCCAATCAGAGAGATTGATCGTGTTGGTATTCGTCTCTCGTCGACATTTTCCTCGTGGTGTGAAAGGGCGCGCACAGAGCAATTGCATATTTCACGTGCGCTTCTTCGGTTCGCTACTGTGTCGGCGATGCAGAAACGACTAGATGCTGTCGCTTCGCGGATTGAAATGGGGAATCCGAAGCATTTCTTGGAGCGCGGATATAGCGTGCTTCGGAAGAATGGTCGTGTTGTCAGAAATGTCTCAGATGTCGCTGTTGGAGAGGTGTTCGAGGCGCTTCTTGTTGACGGAAGCATCGAGGCAAATGTGACAGACATTCGACGCAACAAGAAATAACGCTTGGAAAATGAAGTGATGATGGGTATTTAATCAACTCAAAGGTATCTCTATGAAAAAAACAGACGCAGTGTCTATAGATGAAACACTGAAGAAACTTGAGCAGATAGCAGTATGGTTTGAAACACAAAGCGAACCAAATCTTGAGGAGGGGTTGAAAAGAATTGAAGAAGCAGCGGTGCTTCTTGAGGCGAGTCGGAAGCGTCTCGGCGAGATAGAGAATCGATTCGACGAAGTAAAGAAAAAAATGGACTGAGAATTTTTTGGAATTCATAGTTTTTGGTGGCGAGATATGGTATATTTTCAAGCAGAACACGGTAGGGAAATTTGCTAGAACTATTTCTTTTGCAATTCAGGTATTGAAATGGCATGTCCCCCCGCGTGTCTTCGAGGGATTTTTGTGGATGTAGAAGGAGAATTGAAGAGTGTGTTGTCGTAGAAATATGGTGTCGCTTAACCGAGAATTTTTTGGAAGGCATCTTTCTGTGCGAAGAAGGTTTCTTTTTGCTGCGTTTCTGGTATTTTTTCTGAGTCTCACGGCGATATTTGCTGTGAAGAAAAGCACGGCTTTCTCCACGGATTCAGCAATTTCTTTCGAGGTGGCAGATGCTGGTCTTCGTCTCTATTTGGAGAAATACCAAGGCGCTTCTCAGGGTGCTTCTCTCGGAACTCTTGGAACGTGCTCAGGCGGTATATTTAGCGGAGACTATTTTACTATCGGGAAATACGAAGTGACATTCTATGGGAGTGGAGACCAAAAACTTGGATGTGGTAGCAAACTTGCCTCGGTGGTAGTGGTGCGGAGCATAAGTTTCTATCGTGGTATGTCTATGGTAGTCCAACGGCAGGTACGAGCAGATGATGGAAGTGTCCAGTCTCCAATGCCGACCCCTACACCGAATCCAATTCCTACCCCAACGCCCACTCCTGTTCCAACTCCCACGCCTACTCCCACTCCACCATCATTGCGAGATGTTTCATACAAAGGTGGACTCTTGCTAGACGTCTATCCTGCTGCAAATGGAAATACCAATGCGCCAGTACTTCTCTTTCTCCATAGTGGCGGATGGTACAAGGGCGACAAAACGGATGATGCGGCTCGTTTGGGAGCGAGTCTTTCGGCGCTTGGCATAACAGTGATTGCTCCAAACTACACGCTTGTGCCTTCAGGGTATTATCCGACACCGCTTCTGGATACGGATTGCGCGCGTCGATGGATTGTTGCCAATGCCTCGGCGTATGGTTTCGACGTGAATAGGATTTCTCTTGGTGGATATTCTTCCGGTGCACATATAGCGTTGCTCTATGGTCTTCGACCATCCGCATATCAAGACACGTCGTGTCCATGGAGTGCTTCCTCACCATCTCTCAAGAACATTGTGGCACTTGCTGGTCCAACCAATCTCGCAACAATCACGGGTGATGTCCGCACAATGGCGAATAATTTTCTGAATGGCGCTTCAGCAGTTGAGGCGAGTCCGATTACGTATGCGGGTAATCGAAATTCCTCTCGCTTCCTTCTTTTGCAGACACAGGATGATGAACTTGTTTCTTTTGGTGGGCAGGCAGAGCCGTTTTACAGTGCTCTCCTTGCTTCGAATCCATCAACGGTGCAAGCAAAATGGTATGCAAGTGGCGGACATCTTTTTGCTTACTCCGTAGGGACGGCGACCTATCGTGATGTAGTAAATAGAATTCAAGCATTTCTCGCGCCGTGAGGAATATAAATTTGTGGATGAAATTGATGCTTGCTTTGCGTGAGAATGTTGAACTTGAGGGGGGATAGGGTCGTCTCTTTTTGAAAATCATGCTATACTAAACGCAGTTTTGTTTTTTTGTCTGTTGATGCGAATAATACAAAAACACATGAAGCGCGCATTGAAAAACTTCTCTCGTGGATCGATTCTTGCTTATTCACTCATCTTGCTTGGTATTGTGCTGACTGCCTCAATCGGCATGATGTCAGCATCAGTAACGAATCTCAAAACAGTCTCTTTGAGCGATAAATCTATCAATGCCTTCCAGATAGCTGACTCTGGATCGCAGGCAGTTATTAAAGAATTGAAAGCTGCGGCGGATGGAGATAAATTGAGTGATATCGATGGCGGTTCTTGTAATAATAGTACGAAGAGTATCGACAAAGACCTGTTTCTTGAGGGAAGGTACCGAGTGACTTTTTTTGACGCTTCTGATCCAGCTGTTCAGCTTGGTTGTGGTGCAGATGTATCTGATGTTGCCTCTGTAAAATCTGTCGGTACCTATGGCGATACGGCGCGAGCGGTGCAGGTGGTCGTTCAATCGATTAAGCCGATTGGTTGGTGGAAATTTAATAACAATGCGGACGACGAGACAAGTGGCGCAAATGATGGTTCTCTCTCAGGCTCTCCATTGCCAACTTTTGTTGATGCGCCTTCCTTTGCCAATCGCGCTTTGTATATTAATAGCGGATCAGGTGTTGTAACAATTAACAATGAGTCAAATTTTGATTTGCGCCGAACTATCAGCATTTCTTTATGGCTTAAAGCTGATACTCTTCCTCCTGCTGGCTCTATGGCTTCTTTGGTTTCGAAGATGGATTCGTCGGGGACAGTGTCTTCTCGCGCGTATTCCGTGTGGCTCAATGGTTTTGGTTTCGTACATCTTACATCGTCGAATAGCTCTGGAACAGAAGCGTGTACAGATACCGCTGATAGCGTAATCAATCTGAATACATGGTACCATTATGTTGGTGTAATTGATCGAGATAATGGTTCGATGAAGATATATGTTAATGGGGTTTTGCAGACTCCTGGTTCAGCTGCTCATCATTGTGGTAGTTCAGGAACTTTTTCCGCTGGAGATGATGCTGCAGACAATGATGAGCCTGTGAGGGTAGGGGGGGATTTTGGTTCAAGCTATGCTGTATTCGACGGTCAGATAGATGATGTTCGTATTTACAATGGAATTCTTTCTGCATCGGATGTTTCCTCGTTGTATAATAGTGGAAACGGGAGGGAGTAAGATTTCTATGGCATGAGGAATATGCACAATGATATTTCCATCGTCCTCGCTGGTGCGGCGGGGAAGGGGGTGCAGACGGTTGAAGGGATACTCCTCTCGGTTTTGAAGAGTGAGGGATATCCGGTTTTTGCGTCCAAGGAATATATGTCGCGGGTGCGGGGCGGGTCGAACTCAACCGAGATTCGCATTGGAGCAGATAAACCGCGTGCGTATAGGCAATCGATGGATATTTGCTTTCCTTTTGACAGGGCGGCATTTGAGCATTTGCGCCGGAGAATGACGCCGGAGACACTTATTCTGGCAGATGAACGACTGGTGGCAAGCGGGATGGATCATTCGATTGTGCATGTGCCGATTTCATCCCTTGCGACAGAACTGGGAAATCCATTGTTCGAAAACACGGTAGCGGCGGGCGTGATTCTTGGTATTCTCGGCGCGGATATTTCTGGGCTTGATGCCTATCTCCAGACTCGTTTTGCATCGAAGGGGGACAAGGTTGTCGAGGGAAATATTGAAGCGGGAAAGCAGGGCTACAAGATTGGGCAGCACCTTGCCTATACAGAGAATCTTGATTTGAGCATTAGACAAGATGCTCGTATATCAAACGAGGTGATGGTAGATGGGACGGAAGCAATTGCAATGGGAGCAATTGCAGGAGGGTGCAGTTTCATTGCGTCCTATCCCATGTCGCCGTCAACCGGTGTGCTGCAATTTCTTGCCAAATCGGCGGAGACTTTCGGCATTGCCGTTGAGCAGGCGGAAGACGAGATTGCGGCGATTAATATGGGGCTTGGTGCGAGCTATGCTGGTGCGCGCGCCATGGTGACGACCTCTGGCGGCGGCTTTGCGCTTATGTGTGAGAGTGTGAGCCTTGCGGGGATGATGGAATTGCCAATCGTGATTCATATCGCACAGCGCCCGGGACCGGCAACGGGGCTCCCGACGCGGACCGAGCAGGGCGATCTCGAGCTCACGCTCTACGCGGGACACGGCGAGTTTCCGCGCGCGATATTTTCGCCCGGGACGCATGAAGAGGCCTTTGAGACGATGCAACAGGCGTTTCGCATGGCGGAGAAATGGCAGTCGCCGGTTTTCCTCCTCTCTGACCAGTATTTCCTCGACACCGTATCGACCGTGCCTCAGGATGTGTTCGTGGCGACTTCAGAAACGCGAGACATTATCGAAACATCCAAAGACTATGAGCGATATACGCTTACGGAGAATGGAGTTTCGCCACGGGGAATTCCAGGTTGGGGTGAGGGATTGGTAGTAGTCGACAGCGACGAACATACTGAGGATGGGCACCTTACCGAACGTCTCGATATGCGCGTCCTTATGATGGACAAACGTATGAAGAAGCTTGCTGGACTCGCGGCTGATGTCCTCCTGCCAGTTCGTCTCGGTGCCGAAGGTGCAGAGACGATACTTGTTGGCTGGGGGTCGACGCACGGCGCGATTGCCGAGGCACTCGAGAAATCCGGTCGAACAGATATTGCCTATCTTCACTTCAGACAAATCTACCCACTTCCTGTGAATGCGAAAGAACTTTTCAAAAATTCGAAGAACATCCTTGTTATCGAGAATAACTACTCAGGGCAATTTGCAAGCCTCCTCGAAAAGCATGGCATCTCCGTATCGGAGCGAGTAGTGAAATATGATGGCGAACCATTTGGGGTGGAAGAATTGACAGAGAAAATTTCAAGCATTGGCAGTGGACAATAGAACCCTATGGAAACAAAAATTTCCCAAAAATCGTTCGACATGCCGGCGGAGACGGATATTGCCTGGTGCCCGGGGTGTGGGAATTTCCCGCTTCTCACTATTATGAAGATGGCGCTTGCGGAGCTTGATATTGCACCGGAAAAGCTCGTCACCGTCTCCGGTATCGGACAGGCTGCCAAGGCACCACACTATTTCAAGGGCAATGTCTTCAACGGGCTTCATGGACGCGCATTCTCTCCGGCGACAGCGATTAAGGTAGCAAATCCAGAGCTCACCGTCATTGTCGAAACGGGCGATGGCGATGCGTATGGAGAAGGAGGCAATCACTTCACGCATACGATTCGGAGGAATCCAAATATCACAGCGCTTATTCACAACAATATGGTCTATGGACTAACGAAGGGGCAGGCGTCGCCGACGTCGGAAGTGGGTATGAAGACGCCGGTACAGGTGGCAGGGGTTATTCTCGAGCCATTCAATCCGATAGCTTCTGCGATTGCACTCAACTGTTCATTTGTGGCGCGCGCATTTGTGGGCAATGTGCCGCAAGCGAAAGAGATTATCAAAAAAGCTATCCTCCATAAAGGATTTTCGCTCGTGGATATTTTCCAGCCCTGCACGGTGTTCAACAAGATGAATACCTATCAGTGGTTCAAGGAGAAAACGTATGCACTTGAGGATACGCATGATACGCATGATCGCGTCGAAGCATTTCGTCGCGCGACTGAAACAGATCTGCTTCCACTGGGAATTTTTTACGAGAATCCCGATCGAAAAATATTCGAGGAACAACTGGCGAATCATGGAGCACCATTGTATCGGCATCAGGTGAACAGTGATACGTTTCAGGAACTCGTGCGAAGCAAAGTATGAAAGAAAAAAGAGCCGAGAGGCTCTTTTTGAATAGAAGTCCTACTGGATGCGACTCAGTGGATTGAAGAAATCTATGAGCCAGGGGATGCTGATGGCGATGCCGATAAGTGGAAGGAGAAAGAGGATGGTATTTGCGACAGACCTCCAGAAAAGCTGTTTTCGTATTTTCTCGACCGAGTGCCAGATAGTATCAAGCTTCTTGTTCTGCTCCTCGAATTTTTCGCGAATGTCTTGATCCATATATTTTTTGTTTCTATACGAACAGTATACCAAATTTACTCCCGTAGCTCCTATTTTGGAGGTTACTCTGATTGCGAAAGATTATTTTTCTCACATACTTTGCGAATGCTGAACTCATATTTGAAGAGTTTCTTTTCGGAGTCTCGACGTAGACGAGAGAAGACTGTAAGAGTCTGTTAAGAAAGTCTGTTTTTCAGAAAAACAGTGTGAGAAGTACGCCTTTTTGATACTTTTTTAACAGGATCTCATGTAATTTGATATTACTCCATCCCGAGTTCGGCTTTGGCATTTTCGGAAAGACGAGATGGATCCCAAGGAGGATCGAAAGTGAGCTCGACCTCGACAGACTTCACATTGGGAATTGCCAACACCTTTTCTTTCACTTCATTTTCAATGGTCTGAAAGAGCGGGCATCCGATGGTAGTGAGCGTCATGGTGATTTTTATGGCACCCTCTTTTTCACTGACATCGTAAACAAGACCAAGGTCGACAATGGAAACAAATAATTCTGGATCAAGAATCGTCTTGAGTGCTTTGGTAATGGCAGCTTTGCTTGGTTTCTTTGGTGTCATGGTAGTTTTCAAACAAAAAGACGGCACACCCGTCTCTTTGTTCTCTATTTCATGAGGAGTAAAAGATGCTCTCTAATTTGGAAAAACGACTTCGCCCTTCTCGTTCTTTACGGTGATGGCGGAGACAGGGCAGGACTGGGCAGCATTTATGATGGTGTCAGCATCGTCTTGGTCGCAGGTTTCGAGTATGGTTGCCTTGGCGGCGTCATCGAGGACAAAGGTATTTGGAGCGACGCCGACGCATGGCCCGGCACCGATACAGGTATTGGCATCCACTTCGACTGTCCAACCATTTTTCAGAGTAATTGGTCCATGTGGTTTTGCGGCGTCTTTTACATTCGTCATAACATTATTTCTTACGAATTAGTATTATTCAGAGCTTGGTGGAGTGTTTCAATCGAGAGAAATGCGCATTTGGCACGTGCAGGGGAGAGTGTTTCTATGCCAAGCAATTCGGTGATGTCACTTCCAGAAATCTTTAGTGCATCTTCAGGGGAAATTCCCGCGACTTTCTCCGAGAGGAGTGAAGCAGAGGCTTGCGAGAGGGCGCACCCGCTCCCGACCCAACCGATGTTCTCTATTATACCGTTCTTGATGACGATGTCCATGGTGAGAGAATCGCCACAGGAGAGATTCTCTGTTTTGCTTGAGTGTGTCACTTCTTGCAGTCGCCCCACGTGTCGCGGATGGTGATAGTGATCGAGGATAATGTCTTGAGAGTCCATACTATTTCTTTTTTGAGAAAATGAGAAAAGTCTCTTTCATAACTTCTATAGCACGATTGATGTCTTCTTTCGAATTGTATATCGAAAAACTCATTCGCGCGGAGGCGGGGATATTGAGAGCGCTGTGGAGCGGATGTGCGCAGTGAGCTCCGGCGCGAATACAGATATTTTCTCGCGCGAGTGCTTCTGCGAGGTCGTGCGGATGAATACTCGGCAGTGAGAATGAGATGAGACTCCTTTGCATTTCTTTATCATGCGGACCAAGTATGTGGATATCTGGGAAATGTTGGTGGAGTGTTTCGAGCGCGTATCGTGCGAGAGCGTGTTCGTGTTCTTGGATTGCTTCCATGCCAATCGACTGTATATACTCAATAGCGGCGCGGAAGGCGATGATGCCGGAAATGTTTGGCGTGCCGGCTTCAAATCGATAGGGCGGTTTTTTGAATATCGACCCTTCGATACGAGCGTTTTCTACCATATCGCCGCCATATTGGAAGGGCGGAAGCGAATCGAGAAGCGCGTATTTTCCCCAAAGAATACCGACACCGGTTGGGCCAAAACATTTGTGTGCAGAGAGCGCGAGGAAATCAACGCCAAGCGCTTCTACATCGAGCGTCATATGCGAAGCGGCTTGAGCGGCGTCGAGGATGATGCGCGCCTCTGGTGCGAGTGCGCGGACAGTGTTGGCGATGGCTCGGACCGGAGCGAGAGAACCGAGCACATTTGAAATGAGTGGAAAGGCGAATATTTTCGTGTCTTTATCGACGAAGGATTTGAGTATCTCTTGGTTGATATCTCCCGATTCCGAAACAGGCATGACTTTGAATTGTGTGCCGGTTCGAAATGCCAGAGCCTGCCAGGGAAGGAAATTCGCATGATGATCCATGCTGGTGACGACGACAGAGTCTTTCTTTGAGAGGGTATTTTCGAGAGTGTATGAGAGGAGATTGATAGCCTCGGTTGTTCCCTTTGTGAAGACAATTTCGTTCCTTTCTGCGCCAATCCACTCTGCAACCGCATCGCGGGTTTTTTCGTATTCTCTCGTTGCGCGTTCGGAGAGTTCGTACAAACCGCGTGATATATTTGCCGGATATTTC
Proteins encoded:
- a CDS encoding iron-sulfur cluster assembly scaffold protein gives rise to the protein MDSQDIILDHYHHPRHVGRLQEVTHSSKTENLSCGDSLTMDIVIKNGIIENIGWVGSGCALSQASASLLSEKVAGISPEDALKISGSDITELLGIETLSPARAKCAFLSIETLHQALNNTNS
- the sufS gene encoding SufS family cysteine desulfurase; the encoded protein is MIHPETIRADFPVFTHHPSLIYLDSAATSLKPRIVIEKEREYLEKYPANISRGLYELSERATREYEKTRDAVAEWIGAERNEIVFTKGTTEAINLLSYTLENTLSKKDSVVVTSMDHHANFLPWQALAFRTGTQFKVMPVSESGDINQEILKSFVDKDTKIFAFPLISNVLGSLAPVRAIANTVRALAPEARIILDAAQAASHMTLDVEALGVDFLALSAHKCFGPTGVGILWGKYALLDSLPPFQYGGDMVENARIEGSIFKKPPYRFEAGTPNISGIIAFRAAIEYIQSIGMEAIQEHEHALARYALETLHQHFPDIHILGPHDKEMQRSLISFSLPSIHPHDLAEALARENICIRAGAHCAHPLHSALNIPASARMSFSIYNSKEDINRAIEVMKETFLIFSKKK